CTGGCGGTGGTAGGCGGCCAGTCCGGTGCCGGAGTCCTCGGCGGCGTGGGCCGCGGTGCCCGAGGCGGCGAGCGCCAGTACGCCGAGGGCTGCGCCCAGGCGCTTTGCCGAGGTACCCCAAGTCAGCGCGTGGGTGCGTGTTTTGCGTGTTTTCGTCATCATGCGGCGAAGCTAAGCGCTCCGCGGGATGTGCCGCAATTGGCCGTCTGTTTTCTGCGGGTCCGTCGTGGCTTGTCGCGCCCACGCGGCGGAGCCGCATATCGACACAGCCCCGCGCCCCTTCGGGGCGCTGCCGAACCCCAGCCAGAATCGGCGTACATGACGACTCTCGCGGCGGGCTGATCATTTCGCGTCCGCGTAACACTCCACGACCGCCGTCGTGAACGGAAACCGCACCGGCGTCTCGCCGAACGTCAGCCGGCCCGCGAGGTCCGACGCCTCCCGGATCGCCGCCACGACCGTCTCGGCCTCCTCCTCGGGACAGTGCACGATCACCTCGTCGTGCTGGAAGAAGACCAGCTCCGCCGCCATGCCCGCACAGGCCTGCCGCAGCGCGGCGAGCAGCAGCAGGGTCCAGTCGGCGGCGCTGCCCTGGACGACGAAGTTGCGGGCGAAGCGGCCACGGGCGCGGGCGTTGGTGGAGGCGTAGCCCGGCACCCAGGCGTCGTCGCCGGGCGGCGCGTCGGCCGGACCGTCCTGCGGAATCCCCGCCTCCTCCGTGGTGGCGTCGGTCGCTCCGGCCGCCGGGGGACACGTACGCCCGAGCCAGGTCCGTACGAGCCGCCCCTCCGCGCCCTCCCGCGCCGCGTCGTCGACGTACGCCACCGCCTTGGGGAAGCGGCGTCTGAGGGCGGCGAGGTTCTTCAGGCCGTCGCCGGACGTCTGCCCGTACACCGCCCCCAGGACGGCGAGCTTGGCCTGGGCGCGGTCGCCGGAGAAGGCGCGGTCGGACACCGACTGGTACAGGTCGGTCTCCCGGCCGGCCACCTCCATCAGTCCGGGGTCGCGGGAGATGGCCGCGAGGACGCGCGGCTCCATCTGGTCGGCGTCGGCGACGACCAGCCGCCAGCCGGGATCGGCGACCACCGCGCGCCGGATGACCTTGGGGATCTGCAACGCGCCCCCGCCGTTGGTCACCCAGCGGCCGGTGACGGTCCCGCCCGCGAGGAACTCGGGCCGGAACCGGCCGTCCCGGACCCAGTCCTGCAGCCAGGACCAGCCGTGGGCGACCCAGATGCGGTACAGCTTCTTGTACTCGATCAGCGGCTTCACGGCCGGGTGGTCGACGGACTCGATCTCCCAGCGGCGGGTCGATCTGACCTTGATCCCGGCCTGCGCGAACGCCTTGATCACATCGGCCGGCAGATCGGGCCGCACCCGGCGCCCGAACGCGGCCGACACCTCGTCCGCCAGCTCCGCCAGCCGCCGCGGCTCCCCGCCGCCCGCATACCGCTCGCCGAGCAGTTCGTGCAGCACCCGGCGGTGGACGTCGGCGCTCCACGGCAGCCCCGCCCGGTTCATCTCGGCGGCGACCAGCATCCCCGCCGACTCGGCGGCCGTCAGCAGCCGCATCCGCTGCGGATGCGCCGCCCGGTCGTGCCGGCGCTGCTGCTCGGCGTAGACCTCGACGAGGTCGGCCAGCGGTACGTGCACGGACTGCGGCTCGAAGAGGGGTGACTGGGCGCCGGGTTCGGCCGAGCGCTGGGGCGGATCCGGCGGTACGGGGCCGCGGCGCAGCCGGGCCAGGGCGGCGGCTGCCGAGCGGGGTTCGCCGGACCGCCCCTCGTGGCCGAGCAGGAGGGTCTCGGCGTCCTCGATGTCGTAGCACCGCTCCACTCGCACCCCCGTGGCGAGCAGACGCGGATAGACCTCGGCGGTGGAACGCCAGACCCAGCGCGTGACCTCCGGCCGGCCGCGCACCGCCGCGGCCAGGTCCGGCTCCCGCACGACCGGTCCGGCGGGCAGCCCGTCCGAGCCGAGGGGGGCGAGCTCGGCGCCGCCGTCCTCGGCCGGAGCGAGTGCCCACCGATCGGTCATGCTGCGAGTGTGGCACCCGGGTCTGACAACGGCCTCAGCCTTGCGTTTCGCCCTTCCCAGGAGCCTTTCCGGGGGCCTCCCCGGCAGCCTCCTCGGTGGTCTCCTCGCCGCTCTTCAGGAACTGGGAGAGCAGCCCGACGATGTACTCCTCCATCGCCTGCTTGGTGAGCCCGAGGCCGGACAGAATGCCCGTGCCGTTCTCGAATTCCAGCAGGGCCAGCAGGATGTGCTCGGTGCCGATGTAGTTGTGGCCGAGGCGCAGGGCCTCGCGGAAGGTGAGCTCCAGGACCTTCTTGGCGTCGGAGCCGTAGGGGACCAGGTCGGGGACCTTGTCGGCGGCGGGCGGCAGCGCGGCGGTGGCGGCCTGGCGTACGGAGTCCAGGGGGACGCCGTGCGCCGTGATCGCCTTCGCGGCCAGACCGTCCGGGTCGGCCAGCAGACCGAGCACCAGGTGCGCGGGGCGGCCCTCGGGGTTGCGGGCCGCGATGGCCTCGTTGTGGGCGGCCATCACCGCGTTGCGGGCACGCGGCGTGTAGCGGTCGAAGCCCGTTTGCGGGTCGAGGTCGGCCGACTCCTTCGGCACGAAGCGCTTCTGCGCAGCCTGCCGGGTGACGCCCATGCTCTTGCCGATGTCGGTCCAGGAGGCGCCCGATCGCCGGGCCTGATCCACGAAGTGGCCGATCAGATGGTCGGCCACCTCCCCGAGGTGATCGCCGGCGATCACCGCGTCCTGGAGCTGGTCGAGGGGCTCGTCGTGGACCTTCTTGATGGCCGCGATGAGTTCGTCGAGACGTACGGATGACGTGATGGTCGGGTTCGTCGACATGTGTCAACCGTAGGTTGCACTCTCCGCTGGTGTCAACCCTTGGTTGACAGTGGTTGGCGCCCACGCGCGCGTGCCCCCATGGCACGATCGCCGGGTGAGCAGCAGCACCGTCGAACGCGCCTTCCAGGCCGCCCTGTACGGCGACACCGACACCGCCCTCGACACCGGCGCGTCCCTCCTCGCCGCCGACCCGAGCGCGGACGCCGAACTCGCCCGCCGTGGCCAGGAGTTCGTGGCGACGGCCTGGCGACGCGGCTGGCAGCCCGCCGACGTCGTACGGATCGTGCGGCGCGAGCTGGACGACGTACACGTACGCCTCGTATCGGCCCTCATCCGCGCGCAGGTGTCGTACGACCGACCGCGCGGCCCCCGCTGGACCGCACAGCTCGACGAACTGACCGCCAAGGCCCCGCCCTCCACCGACCGCTTCTCGCACGCGACAGCCGTCCTGGAGCTGTACCGGCTGCTGCTGCGCCTGCCCGCGCTGGAACCCCTGGACGAGCCGTCCAGCAGGCACCCCAGGTCCGATTCCCGCATGCTCACCCGCATCCGTGCCCTGCTGGCGAAGGCGGAGGCGACCGGCTTCCCGGAGGAGGCGGAGGCGCTCAGTGCCAAGGCGCAGGAGCTGATGGCGCGGCACAGCATCGACGAGGCGCTGCTTGCGGGCCAGGCGCCCACCGCGGACGTGCCCGGCGCCTGCCGGATCGGGGTCGAGCCACCGTACGAGCAGGCCAAGGCGGTGCTGCTGGACGCGGTCGCCACCGCCAACCACTGCCGGGCCGTGTGGAACGAACCCCTCGGCTTCTCCACCGTCGTCGGCTTCGAACCCGACCTGGAGGCCGTCGAACTCCTCTACACCTCACTGCTGGTGCAGGCGCAGACCGCGATGACGCAGGCGGAGGCCGCCCAGCGCGCGGGCGGACGCAGGCGGACCAAGACCTTCCGGCAGTCCTTCCTCGCGGCCTACGCCCACCGGGTCGGCACCCGCCTCGCAGCCGCCGCCGAGACCCAGGTGACCGGCGACCTGCTCCCGGTCCTCGCCTCCCGTGAACTCGCCGTCACCGGCCGCCTGGACCGCATGTTCCCGGAGACGACCACGACCCGGCTGCGCGGGGTCACGGACGCGGCGGGCTGGACGGAAGGGGCTCAGGCGGCGGACCGGGCGCAGGTCGGCCGTCGTAAGCCGCTGCGCTGAGCCTCCTGCCTCCTCAGTCGCCGGACTGCGTGAACCCGCTCACCGTGGCGTCCGGCTCGTCCCCGCTCTTCAGGGCGACCGCACCGTACGTCCACGGGAACTCCTGCGTGTCGGCGTCGTCGCCGGGCAGCGAGACCTTCATCGTCTTCGCGGCGACGCTCGACTTGCCGCCCTCCGCACCGCGTACGTACGTGATGGTGAACGACGTGGTCGAGCCCTTGGCGAGCGTCAGCTTCTGCGACGGGGCCGCCTTGTCCACGGGGACGGCGGCGGAGGAGTCCCCGGCGTGGAGGCCGACGCCGGGGAAGCCGTCCAGGGTGCATTGGGCGCTGCTGTTCGTGACGGTGACGGAGACATTGCCCGTGTCCCCGGCGGCGGGCGCGGCGTTGGCCGGTCCGATCTCCAGACTGACCTCACCGAGCGTGCAGGCGGTGCTCTTTTCCTTGCCGGTTTCCTTGGCGGAGTCGCCGCCACTGTCACAGGCAGTCAGCAGCAGGGCCGCGGCAAGGGCGGTGACGGCGAGAGGTGTGGCGCGCATGTGCTTCCTCGGGGCGTGGGCGGTCGCGTGCATGGATCATCACGCATGAGGAAGTGGCGCGGTTGCCCGCCCCCACCCAAGGGCCCCGAGGGGCCCGTCAAGCGCTCCGGGCGCCCCGAAGATCAGCCGAGACTCGCCGTGGGCAGCCCGGAAGGCAGCTGCCCGCCCTCCGCCTTGGTGTACGTCTCCGTGCCGAGCCCGTCCTCCCACGTCACCTTGAGCGTCTTCCCGTCGACGGAGTCGACCATCCCCGTCGCCCGGTCCTTGCTGCCGTCGGTGCACTTGAGGTGGATCATCCGCATGCCGGACTCCTCGCCCGCGGTCCCGCTGCACACGGTTCCGCCGGTCGCGAAGAGCCCGGCCTCCGTGCCGGTGATGACCAGCGCGACGGCCTTGCCGTCGGTCGTGGCGAGCCAACTGCCCGCCAGGTCGCCGGACGCGGACGCCGACCCGCCGGTGCCGCCGCCCGTGTCCGCCGTCTCGGCCGAGGAGGCGGAGGCGCTGGGGCTGGGGCTGGGCGCGGAATCGTCTTCCGAGCCGCCGCCACCGCAGGCGGTCAGCACCAGCGCGCCCACCACGCCGGCGACCGCGAGTCGCACGTTCGTCACCGAAGTCACTGCTGGCTCCCAAGCTCTGGCCGGAGGTCCGCAGCAAGCTACCAGTACTTACCGGTAGGGGACTTTTACCAGGAGGACTTCCGGACCCCCGGCAGGTACCCCGCGTGCGCCTGTCCACGCAGGTTCACCCGGGACAGCCCGAAGGTACGGAGGTAGCCGCGGGGCCGCCCGTCGACGCTGTCGCGGTTGCGTACGCGCGTGCTGCTGGCGTCGCGCGGCTGCCTGCGCAACTCCTGCTGGGCGGCGAGGCGTTCGGCCTCCGTCGAGGACGGCCGGCGGATGATCTCCTTCAGCTCGGCCCGGCGCTCGGCGTACCGCGCGACGATCTCCTGCCGCTTCTCGTTCTTCGCGATCTTGCTCTTCTTCGCCATCAGACCTTCACTCCCCGGGCACGGATCCGGGCCACGGCGGCCTCGATGCCGATCGTGTCGATGGTCTTGATGCCCTTCGTGCTCAGCTTCAGCCGGACGTAACGGCCCTCACTGGGCAGCCAGTAGCGCTTGGACTGGATGTTCGGGTCGAAGCGGCGGGAGGTCCGCCGGTGCGAGTGGGAGATCGTGTTGCCGAAGCCCGGCTGGGCTCCGGTCAGCATGCAGTGGGCGGACAAGGGTGACGCACCTCTCTCGACGGTGTTGTGTAAATGGAATTCATTTTCAGTAAGATACCAGCATGGCACGCAACGAACTCCGACCGGTCATCAAGCTCCGGTCCACGGCGGGGACCGGCTACACGTACGTGACCCGCAAGAACCGCCGCAACGACCCGGACCGTATGACCCTGCGCAAGTACGACCCGGTCGTCGGCCGTCACGTCGACTTCCGAGAGGAGCGCTGAACCACCCCCATGCGCAAGGAAATCCACCCCGAGTACGGCCCCGTCGTCTTCCGTGACCGTGCCGCGGACTACGCCTTCCTCACCCGCTCCACGATGACCAGCGAGAAGACCATCGAGTGGGAGGACGGCAACACCTACCCGGTCGTCGACGTCGAGATCTCGAACGTCAGCCACCCCTT
This genomic window from Streptomyces sp. DG2A-72 contains:
- a CDS encoding Clp protease N-terminal domain-containing protein, giving the protein MSTNPTITSSVRLDELIAAIKKVHDEPLDQLQDAVIAGDHLGEVADHLIGHFVDQARRSGASWTDIGKSMGVTRQAAQKRFVPKESADLDPQTGFDRYTPRARNAVMAAHNEAIAARNPEGRPAHLVLGLLADPDGLAAKAITAHGVPLDSVRQAATAALPPAADKVPDLVPYGSDAKKVLELTFREALRLGHNYIGTEHILLALLEFENGTGILSGLGLTKQAMEEYIVGLLSQFLKSGEETTEEAAGEAPGKAPGKGETQG
- a CDS encoding type B 50S ribosomal protein L31, yielding MRKEIHPEYGPVVFRDRAADYAFLTRSTMTSEKTIEWEDGNTYPVVDVEISNVSHPFYTGTARVLDTAGRVERFERRYGKQG
- the rpmG gene encoding 50S ribosomal protein L33, with the protein product MARNELRPVIKLRSTAGTGYTYVTRKNRRNDPDRMTLRKYDPVVGRHVDFREER
- the rpsN gene encoding 30S ribosomal protein S14 codes for the protein MAKKSKIAKNEKRQEIVARYAERRAELKEIIRRPSSTEAERLAAQQELRRQPRDASSTRVRNRDSVDGRPRGYLRTFGLSRVNLRGQAHAGYLPGVRKSSW
- a CDS encoding DUF2786 domain-containing protein; its protein translation is MSSSTVERAFQAALYGDTDTALDTGASLLAADPSADAELARRGQEFVATAWRRGWQPADVVRIVRRELDDVHVRLVSALIRAQVSYDRPRGPRWTAQLDELTAKAPPSTDRFSHATAVLELYRLLLRLPALEPLDEPSSRHPRSDSRMLTRIRALLAKAEATGFPEEAEALSAKAQELMARHSIDEALLAGQAPTADVPGACRIGVEPPYEQAKAVLLDAVATANHCRAVWNEPLGFSTVVGFEPDLEAVELLYTSLLVQAQTAMTQAEAAQRAGGRRRTKTFRQSFLAAYAHRVGTRLAAAAETQVTGDLLPVLASRELAVTGRLDRMFPETTTTRLRGVTDAAGWTEGAQAADRAQVGRRKPLR
- a CDS encoding bifunctional 3'-5' exonuclease/DNA polymerase; the encoded protein is MTDRWALAPAEDGGAELAPLGSDGLPAGPVVREPDLAAAVRGRPEVTRWVWRSTAEVYPRLLATGVRVERCYDIEDAETLLLGHEGRSGEPRSAAAALARLRRGPVPPDPPQRSAEPGAQSPLFEPQSVHVPLADLVEVYAEQQRRHDRAAHPQRMRLLTAAESAGMLVAAEMNRAGLPWSADVHRRVLHELLGERYAGGGEPRRLAELADEVSAAFGRRVRPDLPADVIKAFAQAGIKVRSTRRWEIESVDHPAVKPLIEYKKLYRIWVAHGWSWLQDWVRDGRFRPEFLAGGTVTGRWVTNGGGALQIPKVIRRAVVADPGWRLVVADADQMEPRVLAAISRDPGLMEVAGRETDLYQSVSDRAFSGDRAQAKLAVLGAVYGQTSGDGLKNLAALRRRFPKAVAYVDDAAREGAEGRLVRTWLGRTCPPAAGATDATTEEAGIPQDGPADAPPGDDAWVPGYASTNARARGRFARNFVVQGSAADWTLLLLAALRQACAGMAAELVFFQHDEVIVHCPEEEAETVVAAIREASDLAGRLTFGETPVRFPFTTAVVECYADAK
- the rpmB gene encoding 50S ribosomal protein L28, whose translation is MSAHCMLTGAQPGFGNTISHSHRRTSRRFDPNIQSKRYWLPSEGRYVRLKLSTKGIKTIDTIGIEAAVARIRARGVKV
- a CDS encoding DUF4232 domain-containing protein, with product MRATPLAVTALAAALLLTACDSGGDSAKETGKEKSTACTLGEVSLEIGPANAAPAAGDTGNVSVTVTNSSAQCTLDGFPGVGLHAGDSSAAVPVDKAAPSQKLTLAKGSTTSFTITYVRGAEGGKSSVAAKTMKVSLPGDDADTQEFPWTYGAVALKSGDEPDATVSGFTQSGD